A window from Primulina huaijiensis isolate GDHJ02 chromosome 11, ASM1229523v2, whole genome shotgun sequence encodes these proteins:
- the LOC140988075 gene encoding uncharacterized protein: protein MSRRYHTTDLGCIAGEDLSDLGAGKEGWLVENANLLVSLDTRSIALANRSLILLIHWSNSRDGRPDPDNNRTVKILPDLSPIEAEYISAVECLVFDDDTKVLAVGTSCGYLLIYAFSGHLIHRQFINSGRILKLRVRGTKQDLMHDASSEEVCVVMPGVIARFEGSDIKNLLQRWFQGAHSRFWDQDSDDGSSEDSRTVTRLPYHLWNVSKYGLCADAAITGVMPPPLMEIQSSQRYYCAVTIGDDAVISAFRLSADKSRSMVGAILSKVVPATFSTIASLSKLIWRSEEKPTKKPEAKSQPFARSSPLTCLKDHPRKGEKLTLSPSGTLAAVTDSLGRILLLDTQALVVVRLWKGYREASCLFVEMLASKDTAASRTASYEYLKSDYCLCLAIHAPRKGIVEVWQMRTGPRLLTIPCPKGSKILQPTYRFTSAMSSSSSYVPLEVFFLNGDSCQISVLNRFIH, encoded by the exons ATGTCACGCCGCTATCACACGACGGATCTCGGATGCATCGCCGGCGAAGATTTATCTGATCTTGGTGCCGGAAAGGAAGGTTGGCTTGTGGAGAATGCCAACCTCCTTGTTTCCCTGGATACTCGCTCGATCGCACTAGCTAACCGCTCTTTGATCCTCCTCATCCACTGGTCAAATTCAAGAGACGGTAGACCTGATCCGGATAACAACCGGACCGTCAAGATTCTGCCCGATCTCTCCCCCATCGAGGCGGAATACATCTCGGCCGTCGAGTGTCTCGTTTTCGATGATGATACTAAAGTCCTCGCCGTCGGCACCTCGTGCGGTTACCTATTGATTTATGCGTTCAGCGGTCATCTCATTCATAGACAG TTCATAAATTCTGGAAGGATTCTTAAGTTAAGGGTACGTGGGACTAAACAAGATCTTATGCATGATGCATCTTCGGAGGAAGTTTGCGTTGTAATGCCTGGTGTGATTGCTCGTTTTGAAGGATCTGATATTAAG AATTTGCTTCAACGGTGGTTTCAAGGAGCACATTCTCGGTTTTGGGATCAGGACTCGGATGATGGAAGTTCAGAGGATTCCAGAACTGTTACAAGACTTCCTTACCATCTATGGAATGTTAGCAAGTATGGATTATGTGCTGATGCTGCTATAACTGGGGTCATGCCCCCACCTTTGATGGAAATTCAG TCAAGTCAACGCTACTACTGTGCTGTCACTATTGGAGATGATGCCGTCATTTCAGCATTTAG actTTCGGCTGACAAGAGTAGATCAATGGTTGGAGCTATCTTGTCTAAAGTTGTACCTGCAACATTTTCCACGATAGCTTCACTTTCAAAATTGATCTGGCGGAGTGAAGAAAAGCCAACTAAAAAGCCAGAAGCAAAATCTCAACCATTTGCCCGAT CATCCCCTCTGACTTGTTTGAAGGATCACCCAAGGAAGGGTGAGAAACTCACATTATCACCTAGTGGTACTCTGGCTGCAGTAACTGATTCGCTTGGCCGTATTTTGCTCTTAGACACGCAGGCATTGGTCGTCGTTCGCTTATGGAAG GGATATCGTGAAGCAAGCTGCTTATTTGTGGAGATGCTTGCAAGTAAAGATACTGCAGCTTCACGAACTGCGAGTTATGAATATTTGAAAAGTGATTATTGTCTCTGTTTGGCCATCCACGCTCCTCGAAAAGGAATAGTTGAG GTTTGGCAAATGAGGACTGGACCTCGGCTTCTGACCATTCCATGTCCTAAGGGCAGTAAAATACTACAACCCACTTACAGATTTACTTCAGCAATGTCATCTTCATCATCGTACGTGCCCTTGGAAGTTTTCTTTCTGAATGGAGACTCTTGTCAAATATCAGTTCTTAACCGGTTCATTCATTGA